The Chlorocebus sabaeus isolate Y175 chromosome 16, mChlSab1.0.hap1, whole genome shotgun sequence genome window below encodes:
- the DHX58 gene encoding ATP-dependent RNA helicase DHX58 isoform X2 → MELRPYQWEVIMPALEGKNIIIWLPTGAGKTRAAAYVAKRHLETVDGAKVHLVTQHGEEFRRMLDGRWTVTTLSGGMGPRAGFGHLAQCHDLLICTAELLQMALTSPEEEEHVELTAFSLIVVDECHHTHKDTVYNVIMSRYLELKLQRARPLPQVLGLTASPGTGRASKLDGAIDHVLQLCANLDTWCIMSPQNYRPRLQEHSQQPCKQYNLCHRRSQDPFGDLLKKLMDQVHDHLEMPELSRNFGTQMYEQQVVKQSEAAALAGLQEQRVYALHLRRYNDALLIHDTVRAVDALAALQDFYHREHVTKTQILCAERRLLALFDDHKNVLAHLATHGPENPKLEMLEKILQRQFKSSDSPRGIIFTRTRKSAHSLLLWLQQEPGLQTVDIRAQLLIGAGNSSQSTHMTQTDQQEVIRKFRDGTLNLLVATSVAEEGLDIPQCNVVVRYGLLTNEISMVQARGRARADQSVYSFVATEGSRELKRELINEALEMLMEQAVAAVQKMDQAEYQAKIRDLQQAALTKRVAQAAQRESQRRQFPVEHVQLLCINCMVAVGHGSDLRKVEGTHHVNVNPNFSIYYNVSRDPVVINKVFKDWKPGGVISCRNCGEIWGLQMIYKSVKLPALKVRSMLLETPQGRIQAKKWSRVPFSVPDFDFLQHCAQNLSDLSLD, encoded by the exons ATGGAGCTGCGGCCCTACCAGTGGGAGGTGATCATGCCTGCCCTGGAGGGCAAGAATATCATCATCTGGCTGCCCACGGGGGCTGGGAAGACCCGGGCGGCTGCTTATGTGGCCAAGCGGCACCTAGAGACTGTGGATGGAGCCAAG GTGCACCTGGTGACCCAGCACGGTGAAGAGTTCAGGCGCATGCTGGATGGACGCTGGACCGTGACAACACTGAGTGGGGGCATGGGGCCACGTGCTGGCTTTGGCCACCTGGCCCAGTGCCATGACCTGCTCATCTGCACAGCAGAGCTTCTGCAGATGGCACTGACCAGCCCCGAGGAGGAGGAGCACGTGGAGCTCACTG CCTTCTCCCTGATCGTGGTGGATGAGTGCCACCACACGCACAAGGACACTGTCTACAACGTCATCATGAGCCGGTACCTAGAACTTAAACTCCAGAGGGCACGGCCCCTACCCCAGGTGCTGGGTCTCACAGCCTCCCCAGGCACTGGCAGGGCCTCCAAGCTCGATGGGGCCATCGACCACGTCCTGCAG CTCTGTGCCAACTTGGACACGTGGTGCATCATGTCACCCCAGAACTATCGCCCCCGGCTGCAGGAGCACAGCCAACAGCCTTGCAAACAGTACAACCTCTGCCACAGGCGCAGCCAG gatccGTTTGGGGACTTGCTGAAGAAGCTCATGGACCAAGTCCACGACCACCTGGAGATGCCTGAGTTGAGCCGGAACTTTGGGACGCAGATGTATGAGCAGCAGGTGGTGAAGCAGAGCGAGGCTG CGGCTTTGGCCGGGCTCCAGGAGCAGCGGGTGTACGCACTTCACCTGCGGCGCTACAATGACGCACTGCTCATCCATGACACCGTCCGCGCCGTGGATGCCTTGGCTGCGCTGCAGGATTTCTATCACAGGGAGCATGTCACTAAAACCCAGATCCTGTGTGCCGAGCGCCGGCTGCTGGCCCTGTTCGATG ACCATAAGAATGTGCTGGCCCACCTGGCAACTCATGGCCCAGAGAATCCAAAACTGGAGATGCTGGAAAAGATCCTGCAAAGGCAGTTCAAGAGCTCTGACAGCCCCCGGGGTATCATCTTCACCCGCACCCGCAAGAGCGCACACTCCCTCCTGCTCTGGCTTCAGCAGGAGCCGGGCCTGCAGACCGTGGACATTCGGGCCCAGCTACTGATTGGGGCTGGGAACAGCAGCCAGAGCACCCACATGACCCAG ACGGACCAGCAAGAAGTAATCCGGAAGTTCCGAGATGGAACCTTGAACCTTCTGGTGGCCACGAGTGTGGCAGAGGAGGGGCTGGACATCCCACAGTGCAACGTGGTAGTGCGCTATGGGCTCCTGACCAATGAAATCTCCATGGTCCAG GCCAGAGGCCGTGCCCGGGCCGATCAGAGTGTGTACTCGTTTGTAGCAACTGAGGGTAGCCGGGAGCTGAAGCGGGAGCTGATCAACGAGGCGCTGGAGATGCTGATGGAGCAGGCAGTGGCTGCTGTGCAGAAGATGGACCAGGCCGAGTACCAGGCCAAG ATCCGGGATCTGCAGCAGGCAGCCCTGACCAAGCGGGTGGCCCAGGCAGCCCAGCGGGAGAGCCAGCGGCGGCAGTTCCCAGTAGAGCACGTGCAGCTACTCTGCATCAACTGCATGGTGGCTGTGGGCCACGGCAGTGACCTACGGAAGGTGGAGGGCACCCATCATGTCAACGTGAACCCCAACTTCTC GATCTACTATAACGTCTCCAGGGATCCTGTGGTCATCAACAAAGTCTTCAAGGACTGGAAACCTGGGGGTGTCATCAGCTGCAGGAACTGTGGGGAG ATCTGGGGACTGCAGATGATCTACAAGTCAGTGAAGCTGCCAGCGCTGAAAGTCCGCAGCATGCTGCTGGAGACCCCTCAAGGGCGGATCCAGGCCAAAAAGTGGTCCCGCGTGCCCTTCTCCGTGCCTGACTTTGACTTCCTGCAGCATTGTGCCCAGAACCTTTCGGACCTCTCCCTGGACTGA
- the DHX58 gene encoding ATP-dependent RNA helicase DHX58 isoform X1 — translation MELRPYQWEVIMPALEGKNIIIWLPTGAGKTRAAAYVAKRHLETVDGAKVIVLVNRVHLVTQHGEEFRRMLDGRWTVTTLSGGMGPRAGFGHLAQCHDLLICTAELLQMALTSPEEEEHVELTAFSLIVVDECHHTHKDTVYNVIMSRYLELKLQRARPLPQVLGLTASPGTGRASKLDGAIDHVLQLCANLDTWCIMSPQNYRPRLQEHSQQPCKQYNLCHRRSQDPFGDLLKKLMDQVHDHLEMPELSRNFGTQMYEQQVVKQSEAAALAGLQEQRVYALHLRRYNDALLIHDTVRAVDALAALQDFYHREHVTKTQILCAERRLLALFDDHKNVLAHLATHGPENPKLEMLEKILQRQFKSSDSPRGIIFTRTRKSAHSLLLWLQQEPGLQTVDIRAQLLIGAGNSSQSTHMTQTDQQEVIRKFRDGTLNLLVATSVAEEGLDIPQCNVVVRYGLLTNEISMVQARGRARADQSVYSFVATEGSRELKRELINEALEMLMEQAVAAVQKMDQAEYQAKIRDLQQAALTKRVAQAAQRESQRRQFPVEHVQLLCINCMVAVGHGSDLRKVEGTHHVNVNPNFSIYYNVSRDPVVINKVFKDWKPGGVISCRNCGEIWGLQMIYKSVKLPALKVRSMLLETPQGRIQAKKWSRVPFSVPDFDFLQHCAQNLSDLSLD, via the exons ATGGAGCTGCGGCCCTACCAGTGGGAGGTGATCATGCCTGCCCTGGAGGGCAAGAATATCATCATCTGGCTGCCCACGGGGGCTGGGAAGACCCGGGCGGCTGCTTATGTGGCCAAGCGGCACCTAGAGACTGTGGATGGAGCCAAGGTGATTGTATTGGTCAACAGG GTGCACCTGGTGACCCAGCACGGTGAAGAGTTCAGGCGCATGCTGGATGGACGCTGGACCGTGACAACACTGAGTGGGGGCATGGGGCCACGTGCTGGCTTTGGCCACCTGGCCCAGTGCCATGACCTGCTCATCTGCACAGCAGAGCTTCTGCAGATGGCACTGACCAGCCCCGAGGAGGAGGAGCACGTGGAGCTCACTG CCTTCTCCCTGATCGTGGTGGATGAGTGCCACCACACGCACAAGGACACTGTCTACAACGTCATCATGAGCCGGTACCTAGAACTTAAACTCCAGAGGGCACGGCCCCTACCCCAGGTGCTGGGTCTCACAGCCTCCCCAGGCACTGGCAGGGCCTCCAAGCTCGATGGGGCCATCGACCACGTCCTGCAG CTCTGTGCCAACTTGGACACGTGGTGCATCATGTCACCCCAGAACTATCGCCCCCGGCTGCAGGAGCACAGCCAACAGCCTTGCAAACAGTACAACCTCTGCCACAGGCGCAGCCAG gatccGTTTGGGGACTTGCTGAAGAAGCTCATGGACCAAGTCCACGACCACCTGGAGATGCCTGAGTTGAGCCGGAACTTTGGGACGCAGATGTATGAGCAGCAGGTGGTGAAGCAGAGCGAGGCTG CGGCTTTGGCCGGGCTCCAGGAGCAGCGGGTGTACGCACTTCACCTGCGGCGCTACAATGACGCACTGCTCATCCATGACACCGTCCGCGCCGTGGATGCCTTGGCTGCGCTGCAGGATTTCTATCACAGGGAGCATGTCACTAAAACCCAGATCCTGTGTGCCGAGCGCCGGCTGCTGGCCCTGTTCGATG ACCATAAGAATGTGCTGGCCCACCTGGCAACTCATGGCCCAGAGAATCCAAAACTGGAGATGCTGGAAAAGATCCTGCAAAGGCAGTTCAAGAGCTCTGACAGCCCCCGGGGTATCATCTTCACCCGCACCCGCAAGAGCGCACACTCCCTCCTGCTCTGGCTTCAGCAGGAGCCGGGCCTGCAGACCGTGGACATTCGGGCCCAGCTACTGATTGGGGCTGGGAACAGCAGCCAGAGCACCCACATGACCCAG ACGGACCAGCAAGAAGTAATCCGGAAGTTCCGAGATGGAACCTTGAACCTTCTGGTGGCCACGAGTGTGGCAGAGGAGGGGCTGGACATCCCACAGTGCAACGTGGTAGTGCGCTATGGGCTCCTGACCAATGAAATCTCCATGGTCCAG GCCAGAGGCCGTGCCCGGGCCGATCAGAGTGTGTACTCGTTTGTAGCAACTGAGGGTAGCCGGGAGCTGAAGCGGGAGCTGATCAACGAGGCGCTGGAGATGCTGATGGAGCAGGCAGTGGCTGCTGTGCAGAAGATGGACCAGGCCGAGTACCAGGCCAAG ATCCGGGATCTGCAGCAGGCAGCCCTGACCAAGCGGGTGGCCCAGGCAGCCCAGCGGGAGAGCCAGCGGCGGCAGTTCCCAGTAGAGCACGTGCAGCTACTCTGCATCAACTGCATGGTGGCTGTGGGCCACGGCAGTGACCTACGGAAGGTGGAGGGCACCCATCATGTCAACGTGAACCCCAACTTCTC GATCTACTATAACGTCTCCAGGGATCCTGTGGTCATCAACAAAGTCTTCAAGGACTGGAAACCTGGGGGTGTCATCAGCTGCAGGAACTGTGGGGAG ATCTGGGGACTGCAGATGATCTACAAGTCAGTGAAGCTGCCAGCGCTGAAAGTCCGCAGCATGCTGCTGGAGACCCCTCAAGGGCGGATCCAGGCCAAAAAGTGGTCCCGCGTGCCCTTCTCCGTGCCTGACTTTGACTTCCTGCAGCATTGTGCCCAGAACCTTTCGGACCTCTCCCTGGACTGA
- the DHX58 gene encoding ATP-dependent RNA helicase DHX58 isoform X3, with protein MELRPYQWEVIMPALEGKNIIIWLPTGAGKTRAAAYVAKRHLETVDGAKVIVLVNRVHLVTQHGEEFRRMLDGRWTVTTLSGGMGPRAGFGHLAQCHDLLICTAELLQMALTSPEEEEHVELTAFSLIVVDECHHTHKDTVYNVIMSRYLELKLQRARPLPQVLGLTASPGTGRASKLDGAIDHVLQLCANLDTWCIMSPQNYRPRLQEHSQQPCKQYNLCHRRSQDPFGDLLKKLMDQVHDHLEMPELSRNFGTQMYEQQVVKQSEADHKNVLAHLATHGPENPKLEMLEKILQRQFKSSDSPRGIIFTRTRKSAHSLLLWLQQEPGLQTVDIRAQLLIGAGNSSQSTHMTQTDQQEVIRKFRDGTLNLLVATSVAEEGLDIPQCNVVVRYGLLTNEISMVQARGRARADQSVYSFVATEGSRELKRELINEALEMLMEQAVAAVQKMDQAEYQAKIRDLQQAALTKRVAQAAQRESQRRQFPVEHVQLLCINCMVAVGHGSDLRKVEGTHHVNVNPNFSIYYNVSRDPVVINKVFKDWKPGGVISCRNCGEIWGLQMIYKSVKLPALKVRSMLLETPQGRIQAKKWSRVPFSVPDFDFLQHCAQNLSDLSLD; from the exons ATGGAGCTGCGGCCCTACCAGTGGGAGGTGATCATGCCTGCCCTGGAGGGCAAGAATATCATCATCTGGCTGCCCACGGGGGCTGGGAAGACCCGGGCGGCTGCTTATGTGGCCAAGCGGCACCTAGAGACTGTGGATGGAGCCAAGGTGATTGTATTGGTCAACAGG GTGCACCTGGTGACCCAGCACGGTGAAGAGTTCAGGCGCATGCTGGATGGACGCTGGACCGTGACAACACTGAGTGGGGGCATGGGGCCACGTGCTGGCTTTGGCCACCTGGCCCAGTGCCATGACCTGCTCATCTGCACAGCAGAGCTTCTGCAGATGGCACTGACCAGCCCCGAGGAGGAGGAGCACGTGGAGCTCACTG CCTTCTCCCTGATCGTGGTGGATGAGTGCCACCACACGCACAAGGACACTGTCTACAACGTCATCATGAGCCGGTACCTAGAACTTAAACTCCAGAGGGCACGGCCCCTACCCCAGGTGCTGGGTCTCACAGCCTCCCCAGGCACTGGCAGGGCCTCCAAGCTCGATGGGGCCATCGACCACGTCCTGCAG CTCTGTGCCAACTTGGACACGTGGTGCATCATGTCACCCCAGAACTATCGCCCCCGGCTGCAGGAGCACAGCCAACAGCCTTGCAAACAGTACAACCTCTGCCACAGGCGCAGCCAG gatccGTTTGGGGACTTGCTGAAGAAGCTCATGGACCAAGTCCACGACCACCTGGAGATGCCTGAGTTGAGCCGGAACTTTGGGACGCAGATGTATGAGCAGCAGGTGGTGAAGCAGAGCGAGGCTG ACCATAAGAATGTGCTGGCCCACCTGGCAACTCATGGCCCAGAGAATCCAAAACTGGAGATGCTGGAAAAGATCCTGCAAAGGCAGTTCAAGAGCTCTGACAGCCCCCGGGGTATCATCTTCACCCGCACCCGCAAGAGCGCACACTCCCTCCTGCTCTGGCTTCAGCAGGAGCCGGGCCTGCAGACCGTGGACATTCGGGCCCAGCTACTGATTGGGGCTGGGAACAGCAGCCAGAGCACCCACATGACCCAG ACGGACCAGCAAGAAGTAATCCGGAAGTTCCGAGATGGAACCTTGAACCTTCTGGTGGCCACGAGTGTGGCAGAGGAGGGGCTGGACATCCCACAGTGCAACGTGGTAGTGCGCTATGGGCTCCTGACCAATGAAATCTCCATGGTCCAG GCCAGAGGCCGTGCCCGGGCCGATCAGAGTGTGTACTCGTTTGTAGCAACTGAGGGTAGCCGGGAGCTGAAGCGGGAGCTGATCAACGAGGCGCTGGAGATGCTGATGGAGCAGGCAGTGGCTGCTGTGCAGAAGATGGACCAGGCCGAGTACCAGGCCAAG ATCCGGGATCTGCAGCAGGCAGCCCTGACCAAGCGGGTGGCCCAGGCAGCCCAGCGGGAGAGCCAGCGGCGGCAGTTCCCAGTAGAGCACGTGCAGCTACTCTGCATCAACTGCATGGTGGCTGTGGGCCACGGCAGTGACCTACGGAAGGTGGAGGGCACCCATCATGTCAACGTGAACCCCAACTTCTC GATCTACTATAACGTCTCCAGGGATCCTGTGGTCATCAACAAAGTCTTCAAGGACTGGAAACCTGGGGGTGTCATCAGCTGCAGGAACTGTGGGGAG ATCTGGGGACTGCAGATGATCTACAAGTCAGTGAAGCTGCCAGCGCTGAAAGTCCGCAGCATGCTGCTGGAGACCCCTCAAGGGCGGATCCAGGCCAAAAAGTGGTCCCGCGTGCCCTTCTCCGTGCCTGACTTTGACTTCCTGCAGCATTGTGCCCAGAACCTTTCGGACCTCTCCCTGGACTGA
- the DHX58 gene encoding ATP-dependent RNA helicase DHX58 isoform X4: MGGRALQTQVTAFLPVPSAFSLIVVDECHHTHKDTVYNVIMSRYLELKLQRARPLPQVLGLTASPGTGRASKLDGAIDHVLQLCANLDTWCIMSPQNYRPRLQEHSQQPCKQYNLCHRRSQDPFGDLLKKLMDQVHDHLEMPELSRNFGTQMYEQQVVKQSEAAALAGLQEQRVYALHLRRYNDALLIHDTVRAVDALAALQDFYHREHVTKTQILCAERRLLALFDDHKNVLAHLATHGPENPKLEMLEKILQRQFKSSDSPRGIIFTRTRKSAHSLLLWLQQEPGLQTVDIRAQLLIGAGNSSQSTHMTQTDQQEVIRKFRDGTLNLLVATSVAEEGLDIPQCNVVVRYGLLTNEISMVQARGRARADQSVYSFVATEGSRELKRELINEALEMLMEQAVAAVQKMDQAEYQAKIRDLQQAALTKRVAQAAQRESQRRQFPVEHVQLLCINCMVAVGHGSDLRKVEGTHHVNVNPNFSIYYNVSRDPVVINKVFKDWKPGGVISCRNCGEIWGLQMIYKSVKLPALKVRSMLLETPQGRIQAKKWSRVPFSVPDFDFLQHCAQNLSDLSLD, encoded by the exons ATGGGAGGAAGGGCTTTGCAAACACAGGTCACAGCCTTCCTCCCTGTGCCCTCAGCCTTCTCCCTGATCGTGGTGGATGAGTGCCACCACACGCACAAGGACACTGTCTACAACGTCATCATGAGCCGGTACCTAGAACTTAAACTCCAGAGGGCACGGCCCCTACCCCAGGTGCTGGGTCTCACAGCCTCCCCAGGCACTGGCAGGGCCTCCAAGCTCGATGGGGCCATCGACCACGTCCTGCAG CTCTGTGCCAACTTGGACACGTGGTGCATCATGTCACCCCAGAACTATCGCCCCCGGCTGCAGGAGCACAGCCAACAGCCTTGCAAACAGTACAACCTCTGCCACAGGCGCAGCCAG gatccGTTTGGGGACTTGCTGAAGAAGCTCATGGACCAAGTCCACGACCACCTGGAGATGCCTGAGTTGAGCCGGAACTTTGGGACGCAGATGTATGAGCAGCAGGTGGTGAAGCAGAGCGAGGCTG CGGCTTTGGCCGGGCTCCAGGAGCAGCGGGTGTACGCACTTCACCTGCGGCGCTACAATGACGCACTGCTCATCCATGACACCGTCCGCGCCGTGGATGCCTTGGCTGCGCTGCAGGATTTCTATCACAGGGAGCATGTCACTAAAACCCAGATCCTGTGTGCCGAGCGCCGGCTGCTGGCCCTGTTCGATG ACCATAAGAATGTGCTGGCCCACCTGGCAACTCATGGCCCAGAGAATCCAAAACTGGAGATGCTGGAAAAGATCCTGCAAAGGCAGTTCAAGAGCTCTGACAGCCCCCGGGGTATCATCTTCACCCGCACCCGCAAGAGCGCACACTCCCTCCTGCTCTGGCTTCAGCAGGAGCCGGGCCTGCAGACCGTGGACATTCGGGCCCAGCTACTGATTGGGGCTGGGAACAGCAGCCAGAGCACCCACATGACCCAG ACGGACCAGCAAGAAGTAATCCGGAAGTTCCGAGATGGAACCTTGAACCTTCTGGTGGCCACGAGTGTGGCAGAGGAGGGGCTGGACATCCCACAGTGCAACGTGGTAGTGCGCTATGGGCTCCTGACCAATGAAATCTCCATGGTCCAG GCCAGAGGCCGTGCCCGGGCCGATCAGAGTGTGTACTCGTTTGTAGCAACTGAGGGTAGCCGGGAGCTGAAGCGGGAGCTGATCAACGAGGCGCTGGAGATGCTGATGGAGCAGGCAGTGGCTGCTGTGCAGAAGATGGACCAGGCCGAGTACCAGGCCAAG ATCCGGGATCTGCAGCAGGCAGCCCTGACCAAGCGGGTGGCCCAGGCAGCCCAGCGGGAGAGCCAGCGGCGGCAGTTCCCAGTAGAGCACGTGCAGCTACTCTGCATCAACTGCATGGTGGCTGTGGGCCACGGCAGTGACCTACGGAAGGTGGAGGGCACCCATCATGTCAACGTGAACCCCAACTTCTC GATCTACTATAACGTCTCCAGGGATCCTGTGGTCATCAACAAAGTCTTCAAGGACTGGAAACCTGGGGGTGTCATCAGCTGCAGGAACTGTGGGGAG ATCTGGGGACTGCAGATGATCTACAAGTCAGTGAAGCTGCCAGCGCTGAAAGTCCGCAGCATGCTGCTGGAGACCCCTCAAGGGCGGATCCAGGCCAAAAAGTGGTCCCGCGTGCCCTTCTCCGTGCCTGACTTTGACTTCCTGCAGCATTGTGCCCAGAACCTTTCGGACCTCTCCCTGGACTGA